Proteins encoded by one window of Marixanthomonas sp. SCSIO 43207:
- a CDS encoding ferritin-like domain-containing protein: protein MNILKILENLSDKEVLSQKGSRRDSFQQFKNVGKNMALASIPFGLAATSSKTKAATMSMASAALQANPTDVLNFALTLEYLERNFYRMGLDTAGLIPSEDQAVFQQISQHEDDHVDFLLAALGDDAIEEPTFDFTGGPGGLSLDTFDNYQTFIALSQGFEDTGVRAYKGQAGALIDDDTLLTYALQVHSVEARHASQIRRMRGEKGWITQSQNTLPNDFNAVYGGETPESNTVQGGVDLAGMFGSNGGDNGVTEAFDEPLTMAEVVAIASIFIES, encoded by the coding sequence ATGAATATTTTAAAAATATTAGAAAACCTTTCAGATAAAGAGGTTCTTTCTCAAAAAGGATCAAGAAGGGATTCATTTCAACAATTTAAGAATGTAGGTAAAAATATGGCTTTGGCATCCATTCCATTTGGATTGGCTGCAACAAGCTCAAAAACCAAAGCAGCTACAATGTCAATGGCATCGGCTGCACTTCAAGCAAACCCTACAGATGTTTTAAATTTTGCACTTACACTTGAGTATCTTGAACGCAATTTTTATAGAATGGGACTTGATACTGCAGGTTTAATTCCTTCAGAAGATCAAGCGGTGTTTCAGCAAATTTCACAACACGAAGATGACCACGTTGACTTTCTTTTAGCAGCATTGGGTGACGATGCTATTGAAGAACCAACTTTTGATTTTACAGGAGGTCCTGGTGGCTTGAGTTTAGACACATTTGACAATTACCAAACGTTTATAGCCCTCTCACAAGGTTTTGAAGATACTGGTGTGAGAGCTTACAAAGGACAAGCAGGTGCTTTAATTGATGATGATACATTGTTGACGTATGCACTGCAGGTTCACTCTGTTGAGGCGCGACATGCTTCACAAATACGAAGAATGCGTGGTGAAAAAGGGTGGATTACACAATCTCAAAACACTTTACCTAACGATTTTAACGCTGTTTATGGAGGAGAAACTCCAGAAAGCAATACCGTACAAGGCGGAGTAGATTTAGCAGGTATGTTTGGTAGCAATGGTGGTGATAATGGTGTTACCGAAGCTTTTGACGAACCCCTAACAATGGCCGAAGTAGTTGCTATCGCAAGTATATTTATAGAAAGCTAG
- a CDS encoding DUF3784 domain-containing protein yields MFEIAILFIIFGILIKYGKLYFLMAGYNTLSKEEKPTLMLMELHPFLEMLCLAWP; encoded by the coding sequence ATGTTTGAAATAGCCATCCTTTTTATCATCTTCGGTATACTGATTAAATACGGTAAGCTATATTTTTTAATGGCTGGTTACAATACGCTATCAAAAGAAGAAAAGCCAACGTTGATGTTGATGGAATTGCATCCGTTTTTAGAAATGCTATGTTTGGCATGGCCATAA
- a CDS encoding ferritin-like domain-containing protein has translation MEKNKIKVHDVKPIRSNRRRFLKLSGAAALGTSLLMMGCSDDDDMPPPPDSVFDLGTGDVGVLNYAYALEQLEADFYDKVVNDSNFNATFNENERQILIDLYNHEVIHRDFFNTAISAAVQNQNQVLPTLEFDYGNLDFGNREQVLTTSRDLEDTGVAAYNGAGKLISNAGYLLVAGKIVSVEARHAAAIRDLLNPGSTDFAGDDIVSPENGLGRALDPVDIVDIAGQFITTPFTYMEQGIG, from the coding sequence ATGGAAAAAAACAAAATTAAAGTTCACGATGTTAAGCCTATTCGTAGCAACCGAAGACGCTTTTTAAAACTGAGTGGTGCAGCAGCATTAGGTACAAGTCTTTTAATGATGGGCTGTAGTGATGATGATGATATGCCACCACCTCCCGATTCTGTTTTTGATTTAGGAACCGGTGATGTAGGAGTTTTAAATTATGCGTATGCACTTGAGCAATTGGAAGCAGATTTTTATGACAAAGTTGTAAATGATTCCAACTTTAACGCTACGTTTAATGAAAACGAACGTCAAATATTAATAGACCTATACAACCACGAAGTAATTCACAGAGATTTTTTTAATACCGCTATTAGTGCGGCTGTACAAAATCAAAACCAAGTGTTACCTACTTTAGAGTTTGACTACGGAAATTTAGATTTCGGAAATAGAGAACAAGTACTTACCACTTCTCGAGATCTTGAAGATACAGGTGTTGCAGCTTATAATGGAGCCGGAAAATTAATTTCAAATGCAGGTTATTTACTTGTGGCAGGAAAAATTGTTTCGGTTGAAGCAAGACACGCTGCTGCCATTAGAGATTTATTAAATCCAGGATCTACAGATTTTGCAGGTGATGATATCGTAAGTCCTGAAAATGGTTTAGGTAGAGCTTTAGACCCAGTTGACATTGTTGACATTGCGGGACAATTTATTACTACTCCGTTTACCTATATGGAACAAGGAATAGGATAA
- a CDS encoding Tex family protein gives MAQLLHYIKSKTQLPEKAIQNTIALLNEDCTIPFIARYRKEQTGNLDEVEVGHIVSYKEEFETLEKRKTTILKALEEQEILTDVLQKKIKETTDSATLEDLYLPYKKKRKTKADTARNNGLEPLAKIIMAQNASNVFSIAEQYTSDSISVEDALEGARHIIAEWINERTDIRDMLRNQFDRHAVVTTKVIKTKKEEEKAQKYRDYFSWSEALNRCPSHRLLAILRAVDEGFIRLKIEIDNEKALYKIESRVIKSNGACAEQISIAIADAYKRLLFPALSSEVLNAAKEKADTTAIQVFAKNLKQLLLGSPLGEKKVLAIDPGFRTGCKIVCLDAQGALEHNETIYPHPPKNDAKGAIKKISTLVNAHKIEAIAIGNGTASRETEQLVRRIQFDKNIQVFVVSEAGASIYSASKIAREEFPNYDVTVRGAISIGRRLQDPLAELVKIDAKSIGVGQYQHDVDQTKLKNSLDRVVENCVNAVGVNINTASASLLSYVSGIGDKLAVNIINHRDINGAFTSRDEIKNVSRLGGKAFQQAAGFLRIKEGSNPLDDSAVHPERYDIVSEMAKNQGVTISELIGNKNRLQKIELNKYQTESVGLPTLEDIIEELEKPGLDIREQAKVFTFNQNIKTITDLEEGQLLPGIINNITNFGAFVDIGIKESGLIHISNLSNSFVSDVNEHVHLHQQVIVKVLEVDVDRKRIQLMLHKK, from the coding sequence ATGGCTCAGCTACTTCACTACATAAAATCTAAAACCCAACTTCCCGAAAAGGCAATACAAAACACTATTGCTTTATTAAATGAAGATTGTACTATTCCCTTTATTGCACGCTACCGAAAGGAACAAACTGGCAATCTAGATGAGGTTGAGGTAGGTCATATTGTTTCATATAAAGAAGAGTTTGAAACGCTAGAAAAGCGAAAAACCACTATTTTAAAAGCATTAGAAGAACAAGAAATTCTTACCGATGTACTTCAGAAAAAAATAAAAGAAACTACTGATAGTGCTACCTTAGAAGATTTATACCTACCGTATAAAAAGAAACGGAAAACAAAAGCCGATACTGCTCGCAACAATGGCTTAGAACCGCTTGCCAAAATTATTATGGCGCAAAATGCTTCTAACGTGTTTTCTATTGCTGAACAGTACACATCAGACTCTATTTCGGTTGAAGATGCGCTAGAAGGAGCAAGACACATTATTGCAGAATGGATTAACGAGCGAACCGACATAAGAGATATGCTCAGAAACCAATTTGACCGGCATGCTGTAGTTACTACCAAAGTTATAAAAACTAAAAAAGAAGAAGAAAAAGCTCAGAAATATAGAGATTATTTTTCCTGGAGCGAAGCTTTAAATAGGTGTCCTTCACATAGATTATTAGCTATTTTACGCGCTGTTGATGAAGGTTTTATTCGTTTAAAAATTGAAATTGATAATGAAAAAGCGCTTTACAAAATTGAGAGCAGAGTTATAAAATCAAATGGTGCTTGTGCTGAACAAATTTCAATAGCTATTGCAGATGCCTACAAACGATTATTATTTCCGGCGCTTTCTAGTGAGGTTTTAAATGCAGCCAAAGAAAAAGCAGATACAACCGCCATACAAGTATTTGCAAAAAACTTGAAGCAACTTTTATTAGGCTCTCCCTTAGGCGAAAAAAAAGTTTTAGCTATCGATCCAGGGTTCAGAACCGGTTGTAAAATTGTTTGTCTCGATGCGCAAGGCGCGCTAGAACATAACGAAACTATCTATCCGCACCCTCCAAAAAACGATGCAAAAGGAGCTATAAAAAAGATAAGTACTCTAGTCAACGCTCACAAAATTGAAGCGATTGCTATTGGTAATGGCACCGCTTCTAGAGAAACTGAGCAATTGGTACGCCGTATTCAGTTTGATAAAAATATACAGGTCTTTGTGGTAAGTGAAGCAGGTGCTTCAATTTATTCGGCTTCAAAAATTGCGCGCGAAGAGTTTCCTAATTATGATGTTACTGTACGCGGAGCAATATCTATTGGTCGGCGGTTACAAGATCCGCTAGCAGAATTGGTTAAAATAGATGCCAAATCTATAGGTGTTGGGCAGTATCAACATGATGTAGACCAAACCAAGCTTAAAAATTCTCTTGATCGGGTTGTAGAAAATTGTGTGAACGCTGTTGGAGTAAATATAAATACGGCAAGCGCATCATTGCTGAGCTACGTCTCGGGCATTGGTGATAAATTAGCCGTAAACATCATTAACCACCGTGATATAAATGGTGCATTTACCTCTAGAGACGAGATTAAAAATGTATCCCGTCTAGGCGGAAAAGCCTTTCAACAAGCTGCCGGTTTTCTTAGAATTAAGGAAGGTTCAAATCCGCTAGATGATTCTGCTGTGCATCCTGAGCGTTATGATATTGTTTCAGAAATGGCAAAAAATCAAGGAGTTACTATTTCTGAATTAATTGGAAATAAAAATAGGCTTCAAAAAATAGAACTAAATAAATATCAAACCGAAAGTGTAGGATTACCAACGCTTGAAGATATTATTGAAGAATTGGAAAAACCGGGTCTTGATATCAGGGAGCAAGCCAAAGTATTCACCTTTAACCAAAATATTAAAACCATTACCGATCTTGAAGAGGGACAACTGCTGCCTGGCATTATTAATAATATTACAAATTTTGGCGCCTTTGTAGATATTGGTATAAAAGAAAGTGGCCTTATTCACATTTCAAACTTATCCAATTCGTTTGTGTCTGATGTAAACGAGCATGTGCATTTACACCAACAAGTAATTGTAAAAGTATTGGAAGTAGATGTAGATAGAAAACGCATTCAATTAATGCTTCATAAAAAATAA
- the metG gene encoding methionine--tRNA ligase produces the protein MKDFNMQTTPKRYTITAALPYTNGPVHIGHLAGVYVPADIYARYQRLQNKDVVFVCGSDEHGVPITIKAKKEGITPQEVVDKYHAIIKKSFEDFGISFDNYSRTSADVHHKTASAFFKKLYEEGKFIEEVTKQLYDEEANQFLADRFVVGTCPKCGFEESYGDQCENCGTSHNATDLINPKSALTGNKPILKETRHWFLPLDQYEGFLKEWILKEHKKDWKSNVYGQCKSWIDDGLRARAVTRDLDWGIPVPVEGAEGKVLYVWFDAPIGYISATKEWAEREGKDWKPYWKDEDSKLLHFIGKDNIVFHCIIFPSMLKAEGSYVLPDNVPANEFLNLEGNKISTSKNWAVWLHEYLEEFPNQQDVLRYVLTANAPETKDNDFTWADFQARNNNELVAIFGNFINRVVVLTNKYYDGTVPEASAFSEVDKQTLKELQAYPAVIASSIERYRFREAQQELMNVARLGNKYLADEEPWKKIKTDEARTKTIMYVALQIASALSVLSEPFLPFTSEKLKSILSFSNLDSQLVWDDVHSKTELLKPGHQIGKSELLFSKIEEDQIQKQLDKLEASKKANEAMNKTVEPEKETIQFDDFTKLDMRVGTIIEAEKMPKTKKLLVLKVDTGIDVRTIVSGIAESYKAEEVIGKKVTVLVNLAPRKLRGVESQGMILMTETAEGKLAFVNPDIDGVQNGESIS, from the coding sequence ATGAAGGATTTTAATATGCAAACAACTCCAAAAAGATATACCATAACCGCCGCCTTACCTTATACCAATGGTCCCGTTCATATTGGGCATTTGGCAGGTGTTTACGTGCCGGCAGATATTTATGCACGCTACCAGCGCTTGCAAAATAAAGACGTTGTCTTTGTCTGCGGAAGCGACGAACACGGTGTTCCTATCACCATAAAAGCCAAAAAAGAAGGTATTACACCACAAGAGGTTGTGGATAAATATCATGCAATTATTAAAAAATCATTTGAAGATTTTGGGATTTCATTTGATAATTACTCTCGCACTTCAGCAGATGTACACCATAAAACAGCTTCAGCATTTTTTAAGAAATTGTATGAAGAAGGAAAATTTATTGAAGAAGTAACCAAGCAGCTTTATGATGAAGAAGCCAATCAGTTTTTAGCAGATCGGTTTGTAGTAGGAACTTGCCCAAAATGTGGTTTTGAAGAAAGTTATGGCGATCAATGTGAAAACTGTGGCACCTCACACAACGCAACAGATTTAATAAACCCTAAAAGTGCTTTAACGGGTAATAAGCCTATTTTAAAAGAAACACGCCACTGGTTTTTGCCACTAGATCAATATGAAGGTTTTCTAAAAGAGTGGATTTTAAAAGAACATAAAAAAGACTGGAAAAGCAACGTCTACGGCCAATGTAAATCTTGGATTGATGATGGTCTTCGCGCTCGTGCTGTAACTCGAGATCTTGATTGGGGTATTCCGGTTCCTGTTGAAGGTGCAGAGGGAAAAGTTTTATACGTTTGGTTTGATGCTCCAATAGGGTATATTTCGGCTACTAAAGAATGGGCTGAACGTGAAGGAAAAGACTGGAAACCATATTGGAAAGATGAAGATTCTAAACTGCTTCATTTTATTGGTAAAGACAACATTGTTTTTCACTGTATTATTTTCCCGAGCATGCTCAAAGCTGAAGGAAGCTATGTTTTGCCTGACAACGTTCCGGCAAATGAGTTTTTAAACCTAGAGGGTAATAAAATTTCGACGAGTAAAAACTGGGCTGTTTGGCTACACGAATACTTAGAGGAGTTTCCAAATCAGCAAGATGTCTTGCGTTATGTATTAACCGCAAACGCTCCAGAAACAAAAGACAACGATTTTACGTGGGCAGATTTTCAGGCCAGAAACAATAATGAGTTGGTAGCAATCTTCGGAAATTTTATAAACCGCGTTGTTGTTTTAACAAACAAATATTATGACGGTACGGTACCCGAAGCTTCCGCTTTTTCTGAAGTTGACAAACAAACATTAAAAGAATTACAAGCCTATCCTGCTGTAATTGCCAGTTCAATAGAGCGGTATCGTTTCAGAGAAGCACAACAAGAATTGATGAATGTTGCACGATTGGGTAATAAATACTTGGCAGATGAAGAACCTTGGAAAAAGATAAAAACCGATGAGGCTAGAACCAAAACCATTATGTATGTTGCATTGCAAATTGCTTCGGCACTTTCGGTTTTAAGTGAGCCTTTTTTACCATTTACTTCAGAAAAATTAAAATCAATCCTTTCATTTTCAAATCTGGATTCACAATTAGTTTGGGATGATGTACACTCCAAAACCGAACTTTTAAAACCGGGTCACCAAATAGGTAAAAGTGAACTTCTTTTCAGTAAAATAGAAGAGGATCAAATTCAAAAACAATTAGATAAGCTAGAAGCTAGCAAAAAAGCAAACGAAGCTATGAATAAAACGGTAGAGCCTGAAAAAGAGACCATTCAATTTGATGATTTTACAAAACTCGATATGCGTGTAGGAACAATTATTGAAGCCGAAAAAATGCCAAAAACCAAAAAGTTATTGGTATTAAAAGTTGATACGGGTATCGATGTACGCACTATTGTTTCAGGAATTGCCGAAAGTTACAAAGCAGAAGAGGTTATAGGTAAGAAGGTGACTGTTTTGGTCAATCTAGCGCCTAGAAAATTACGTGGTGTAGAAAGCCAAGGAATGATTTTAATGACTGAAACTGCTGAAGGTAAACTAGCATTTGTCAATCCAGATATTGATGGTGTTCAAAATGGCGAATCAATAAGTTAA
- a CDS encoding LD-carboxypeptidase: MITPNYLKPGDTIAIVSTARKVSKEELKHGLQLLKKWGLKPLFGKTIEAQLHQFAGDDALRTEDFQDMLNNPDVKAIWCARGGYGTVRMVDGLDFSVIKKHPKWIVGYSDITVLHSHIHNLGIETIHAEMPSLTHKRSEETANSIKKVLFGEEYKISFPSKEKELTLIGKASGQLVGGNLSVLYSILGSNSSVRPDGKILFIEDLDEYLYHIDRMMQSLKRSGFLQNLSGLIVGGMNDMNDNTVPFGKTAEEIIFEAVSEYEYPVCFNAPAGHITDNRALIMGRNITLEVTETKTSLVF; the protein is encoded by the coding sequence ATGATAACACCCAACTATTTAAAACCCGGAGATACAATTGCTATTGTTTCAACAGCCAGAAAAGTTTCAAAAGAAGAGCTAAAGCATGGCTTACAATTACTAAAAAAATGGGGTCTAAAACCTCTTTTTGGGAAGACTATTGAAGCTCAACTACATCAATTTGCTGGTGATGATGCGTTGAGAACAGAAGACTTTCAAGATATGCTAAACAATCCAGATGTAAAAGCTATTTGGTGTGCTAGAGGTGGTTACGGAACTGTAAGAATGGTTGATGGGCTAGATTTTTCGGTGATAAAAAAGCATCCTAAATGGATTGTGGGTTACAGTGATATTACTGTTTTACACTCGCACATTCATAACCTTGGTATAGAAACGATTCATGCTGAAATGCCTTCATTAACGCATAAAAGATCTGAAGAAACAGCAAATTCTATAAAAAAAGTGCTTTTTGGAGAGGAATATAAAATTTCATTTCCTTCAAAAGAAAAAGAATTAACTTTAATAGGAAAAGCATCTGGACAATTGGTAGGCGGCAATCTGTCTGTTTTGTATTCTATACTAGGAAGCAATTCTTCAGTAAGACCTGATGGAAAAATTCTTTTTATAGAAGACCTTGATGAATATTTATATCACATTGACCGTATGATGCAAAGTTTAAAACGTAGTGGTTTTTTACAAAACTTATCTGGATTGATAGTAGGTGGAATGAATGATATGAATGATAATACGGTACCTTTTGGAAAAACTGCCGAAGAAATTATTTTTGAAGCTGTTTCAGAATACGAGTATCCGGTTTGTTTTAATGCTCCTGCCGGTCATATAACCGACAATCGCGCTTTAATTATGGGAAGAAATATAACTTTGGAAGTGACAGAAACTAAAACGAGTCTTGTTTTCTAA
- a CDS encoding histone deacetylase: MLKIAYHPIYKYPLPEGHRFPMEKYDLLQQQLVYEGTCSEENFFEPSLPLEKYILQVHTEEYVNNLKKLTLPKKEARKIGFPLSEKLITRGQIIADGTMKGCEFALNNGIAMNIAGGTHHSYTDHGEGFCIFNDQAIATRYLQSKGLAKKILIVDLDVHQGNGTAEIFKNDDSVFTFSMHGAGNYPFKKETSDLDIAVPDGSGDSFYLSKLKETLPSLIEDVQPDFIFYLSGVDILETDKLGRLKCTIDGCKERDQFVFETILDYEIPVQVSMGGGYSPDIKVIIDAHANTFRLAQSIFF, from the coding sequence ATGCTCAAGATAGCGTATCACCCCATATATAAATATCCATTACCAGAAGGTCATCGCTTCCCTATGGAGAAGTATGATTTGCTTCAGCAACAATTAGTCTATGAAGGAACTTGTAGTGAGGAAAACTTTTTTGAACCTAGTTTGCCTCTAGAAAAATACATTTTACAAGTTCATACAGAAGAATATGTTAACAACCTTAAAAAGCTAACTTTACCTAAAAAAGAAGCTAGAAAAATTGGGTTTCCACTTTCAGAAAAACTTATAACTAGAGGACAGATAATTGCAGATGGCACTATGAAAGGTTGTGAGTTTGCGTTAAATAACGGCATTGCTATGAATATTGCCGGTGGCACGCATCATTCCTACACAGATCACGGTGAAGGTTTCTGTATTTTTAATGACCAAGCTATCGCTACTCGGTACTTGCAAAGCAAAGGATTGGCCAAAAAAATTTTAATTGTTGATCTAGATGTACATCAAGGCAACGGTACTGCAGAGATTTTTAAAAATGATGATTCTGTCTTTACCTTTTCTATGCACGGTGCCGGAAATTACCCTTTTAAAAAAGAAACCAGTGATCTTGATATTGCTGTTCCCGATGGTTCTGGCGATTCATTTTATTTATCAAAACTGAAAGAAACTTTACCTTCCTTAATAGAAGATGTACAACCTGACTTCATCTTTTACCTTAGTGGAGTAGATATTTTGGAAACAGATAAACTTGGTCGTTTAAAGTGCACCATAGATGGTTGTAAAGAGCGTGATCAATTTGTTTTTGAAACGATACTTGATTATGAAATTCCTGTTCAAGTATCTATGGGTGGAGGTTATTCTCCTGATATTAAAGTCATCATAGATGCACACGCAAATACGTTTAGGTTGGCTCAATCTATTTTCTTTTAA